The Rhodospirillales bacterium genome includes the window CTTCAAGCGCGTCGGCCGCGTGCTTCATCGTTTCCCAGTCCGACTGGGACCCCATGATGATGCCGACCAGAGGCTGGAAAACGCTGCTGTTCACGCGATGATGTCCGGCAGAAGGTCGCTTTCCAGCTTGAGGATCATGTCCTTAAGGACAAGCTTGCGCTTTTTCAGGCGCTGCAGTTGGAACAGGTCGACCGGCTGTGCGTTGGCAAGTTGACCGATGACGGCATCGAGGTCGCGGTGTTCGATCTTGAGCGCCTCAAGCTTTTCCTTAAGTTGAATGGATGCCTCATCCATAAGCGAAACCGGCCCTTATCCTGTTAAAACGGGCCTCATGTGTATCATAAAAGCGTTTGATTTATAAGTTTTTTATGTCGCCGTTCCTCAGGCCTCCAAACACGGCCCCGCATCGTCCCTGTATCATCTGTGAAAAACCCTGTTTTTCCCCCTTACGCGAAAGCCCGTGACCCCCTACAACAAAGGGCATGACAAAACGTATCGGAATACTGACCAGCGGCGGGGATTGCGCAGGCCTCAACGCTGTGATTCGCGCCGCTACCCACCGGGCGCATTTGCTGGGCTATGAGATGGTGGGCATCATCGACGGCACGCACGGATTGATTTCGCGTCCGCCGATGCACAGGATTTTGACGCCGGACCTGACCGATTCCAACATGATGCGGCAGGGCGGCACGGTGCTGGGCACGACCAACAAGGGCAACCCCTTCGCCTTTCCGATGCCCGACGGCACGACCAGGGACCTTTCGCAGGATATTATCGACGGCATCAAGGAACTTGGCCTGCATGCCGTGATCGGCATCGGCGGCGACGGGTCTTTCGCCATTCTGCGCAAGCTGGCGCAGCAGGGCGGTTTCCGCATGGTCGGCGTGCCCAAGACCATCGACAACGATCTGGGCAAAACCGAAGTGTCGGTCGGATTCGACACCGCCGTCGCGGTCGCGACCGAGGCGCTCGACCGCCTCCAGCCCACGGCGGCCAGCCACGACCGGGTGATGATTCTTGAGGTCATGGGCCGCGACGCGGGTCATATCGCGCTGTGCGCGGGCATCGCGGGTGGCGCCGACGTCATCCTGATCCCGGAAATTCCCTACAGCCTCGAGCGTATCGCGGCCAAGATCGCGTCGGTCAAGGAAAGCGGGCGCAATTTCGCGCTCGTCGTCGTGTCCGAGGCGGTCAAGTCCGCCGACGGGCAGGACATCAAGATCACCTATGCCGACGGGCAAAAGCGTTACGGTGGCATCGGCCAGTATATCGGCCACAAGATCGCGGAAATGACCGGTTCGGAAACCCGCGTGACGGTTCTGGGCCACGTCCAGCGCGGCTGTCCGCCGACCTATTCCGATCGTCTGATCGCCTCGGCCTTCGGGGTGCACGCGGTCGATCTGATCCACGCGGGCAAGTTCGACCGCATGGTGTCGTGGACCAATCGCGGCGTCATCGACGTCGCGATCGAGGATGCGATCGCTGCCTATCAACAAGTCGACATCAAGGGGCCGCTGGCGCATACCGCCCGCGCCCTAGGCATTTCGATGGGGGATTGAACACCTGACGTGTCGTATATCGAACAATCCATTTCCCCCGGCGAAAAAGTGGTCCATATCGGGCGCTTTCACTGGATTTATCTGGCCGGGGCTGTGTTGTGGATCGTACTGGGCGTCGTCGCCTGCGCTGTGATTATCGGCGGCGCGCTGGCCTTCGACACATGGCGCGGGGTTCAGGCGCTTTATCCGGGGCTGCCCGGCGGCATGTTCTGGCAGGCCTGGGGCGACGTGATCGCGCGCGAGGGTGGGTATGTTGCCGCCATCCGTGACATCAGCGTGGTGGTGCGCACCGCCGGTTTTGTGCTGCTGTTGATGGGGTTCGCCTTGTTCGCGCACATGATGGTCGTGCGCGCTACGACCGAAATCGCGGTGACGACCACGCGCTTTGTCCTCAAGGAGGGGATACTTTCCCGTCATGTCGACGAAATGAACATCGACCGCATCGAATCCGTGCATGTCGTCCAGTCGGTGCTGGGCCGGATGCTGGATTTCGGTACGATCATGGTGCGCGGCATGGGCATCGGGGAAATCATCCTGCCGCCGGTTGCGCGTCCGATCGTGATGCGCAACGCGATTGAATACGCGCGCGAGCATCAGCCGCGCCGTACATGAAGGAAAAGAAAGGGGT containing:
- a CDS encoding DUF465 domain-containing protein, which translates into the protein MDEASIQLKEKLEALKIEHRDLDAVIGQLANAQPVDLFQLQRLKKRKLVLKDMILKLESDLLPDIIA
- a CDS encoding PH domain-containing protein, which encodes MSYIEQSISPGEKVVHIGRFHWIYLAGAVLWIVLGVVACAVIIGGALAFDTWRGVQALYPGLPGGMFWQAWGDVIAREGGYVAAIRDISVVVRTAGFVLLLMGFALFAHMMVVRATTEIAVTTTRFVLKEGILSRHVDEMNIDRIESVHVVQSVLGRMLDFGTIMVRGMGIGEIILPPVARPIVMRNAIEYAREHQPRRT
- a CDS encoding ATP-dependent 6-phosphofructokinase, yielding MTKRIGILTSGGDCAGLNAVIRAATHRAHLLGYEMVGIIDGTHGLISRPPMHRILTPDLTDSNMMRQGGTVLGTTNKGNPFAFPMPDGTTRDLSQDIIDGIKELGLHAVIGIGGDGSFAILRKLAQQGGFRMVGVPKTIDNDLGKTEVSVGFDTAVAVATEALDRLQPTAASHDRVMILEVMGRDAGHIALCAGIAGGADVILIPEIPYSLERIAAKIASVKESGRNFALVVVSEAVKSADGQDIKITYADGQKRYGGIGQYIGHKIAEMTGSETRVTVLGHVQRGCPPTYSDRLIASAFGVHAVDLIHAGKFDRMVSWTNRGVIDVAIEDAIAAYQQVDIKGPLAHTARALGISMGD